A window from Electrophorus electricus isolate fEleEle1 chromosome 7, fEleEle1.pri, whole genome shotgun sequence encodes these proteins:
- the zeb1a gene encoding zinc finger E-box-binding homeobox 1 isoform X1, which produces MADGPRWRRRKQKKPKRNNGTGTLPAVRSFSNVSEAASDSDDEDKLHIVEEDSIPDSCEEKPTVFQLSTAQQLHNGHTEDDGNSGPDASIQEIRVKEECVSEEEGVAGQAIQTRRKGGRGVTGQRVTTEDRSTAERGVPDENGTPDEFSKLHTCPYCSRGYKRHTSLKEHIKLRHEKSDDDFSCSLCSYTFTYRTQLDRHMTSHKSVREQRTISQSGGNRKFKCTECPKAFKYKHHLKEHLRIHSGEKPYECSNCKKRFSHSGSYSSHISSKKCVGSPPAVNGLSRTPGVKAALTLSRPTRVLLREKVDNTPLQDPLPAKQIKQECVEHELKPPPATPVLPTNNTNTTSSPVTNAGGGQTVAPQGVVQTLVLPTVGLVQPISINLSDLQNVLKVAMDGSVMQQVNTGATISGPIANGPGPKLAGPVQAQQALVMQAAQPQTQIISAISLPMLDQDGNTKIIINYSMDPQVSASKVSTAVQPCPVPSTALQSSRTSPKLLQVTATQPNATTTQTPSTPKSPPTQVKVLKPSLAANPSKAASVIKVTKLVPALPAQTKLTQPTLLLVRRADGSQNLVLRQLTAVNPNTQPTAVNPNTQPTAVNPNTQPTAVNPNTQLIAVNPNTQQNGVSSNTQLTTVSSNTQVSPATKSSTLTRAATERIMMDGEQSSALETNHEDTKHSGDDCQPEDLSMMSSQGIQIKSEPKSPGGTESEIQADGGASPRERDTERDSERETQREDGQVVGKTVASDLTTAHSSIACGNSFHNYATCLFCDNNSSSIDILDCLSSDEQGPATSLSSLLGEDDSAAERPLVESLLPLLQAYSKDPHPSKEELSRIAESVSLPLDVVSRWFQRMRSKKISLRSPSPDKSTQQTNEDTPSDQSTEPQPRTSNTPRDQSTEPQPPSPSTPAKSHNDAPDIQSSDPSSPLNLSTNDLVIVKSEDSEEDSQVEPLDLSLPKPSSDPASITMATSATKPSLPAQEEPLNLTCLRKDLLPGNTVYVTQAAAAGPISLVATPLPTLLAIAEPGGVPCLRAALSTHKRTILIPQLSYTFASPSSSSTANTSPPALSETNGTVLLNGCQKEETDAVESMSGWEGLNDNDHSPNRKRRKTQGGQYACDLCDKIFQKSSSLLRHKYEHTGKRPHECGICKKAFKHKHHLIEHTRLHSGEKPYQCDKCGKRFSHSGSYSQHMNHRYSYCRKEAEPANKASTPPSQADSEERESEEEEEEEEEEDGERDGEEDIDLAGFDMSDIRVVRVGEEYDDEEYDNEGEERVMIEEEEEVQTMNEGVVEIVELEDMTDKKKGEESRQVEK; this is translated from the exons TGAGGAGTTTTTCTAATGTGTCAGAAGCAGCTTCAGATTCCGATGATGAAGACAAACTCCATATTGTGGAGGAGGACAGTATTCCAGACTCTTGTGAGGAAAAGCCAACAGTATTCcagctcagcacagcacagcagctccACAATGGACACACAGAGGATg ATGGTAACTCGGGGCCAGACGCTTCGATACAGGAAATACGGGTCAAAG AGGAGTGTGTAAGTGAGGAAGAGGGTGTGGCTGGTCAGGCCATTCAGACTCGCCGGAAGGGGGGCAGAGGGGTCACGGGGCAACGAGTCACCACGGAAGACCGGAGCACGGCGGAGAGAGGTGTTCCAGATGAGAACG gtacacCTGATGAGTTCTCGAAGCTGCACACCTGTCCGTACTGTTCCCGTGGTTACAAGCGTCACACATCTCTGAAGGAGCACATCAAGCTGCGGCATGAGAAGAGCGATGACGACTTCAGCTGTTCGCTGTGCAGCTACACATTCACCTATCGCACACAGCTCGATCGTCACATGACCTCCCACAAGAGCGTGCGAGAGCAG CGGACCATATCCCAGTCGGGAGGAAACCGGAAGTTTAAGTGTACGGAGTGTCCTAAAGCCTTTAAGTATAAACATCACCTGAAGGAACACCTGCGCATCCACAGTG GTGAGAAGCCGTACGAGTGCTCCAACTGTAAAAAGCGCTTCTCTCACTCCGGCTCCTACAGCTCACACATCAGCAGTAAGAAGTGTGTAGGCTCGCCCCCTGCTGTCAATGGCTTGTCTCGCACCCCTGGAGTCAAAGCTGCGCTCACGCTCTCTCGGCCGACCCGTGTACTGCTGCGGGAGAAAGTGGACAACACTCCCCTGCAGGACCCACTGCCTGCCAAGCAGATTAAACAGGAGTGTGTTGAACATGAACTCAAACCTCCCCCAGCTACACCTGTGCTGCCcaccaacaacaccaacaccacctcctCTCCTGTCACTAATGCCGGAGGCGGCCAGACGGTCGCGCCGCAGGGCGTGGTTCAGACCTTGGTTCTGCCCACTGTGGGTCTGGTCCAACCAATCAGTATCAACCTCAGTGACTTGCAAAATGTATTGAAAGTGGCAATGGATGGTAGCGTGATGCAGCAGGTGAACACTGGCGCGACAATTAGCGGGCCTATTGCCAACGGGCCCGGCCCTAAGCTTGCTGGCCCGGTTCAGGCTCAACAGGCCCTGGTGATGCAGGCTGCCCAACCACAGACCCAGATCATCTCCgccatctctctccccatgctggACCAGGACGGAAACACCAAGATCATCATTAACTACAGTATGGACCCGCAGGTCAGCGCCTCGAAGGTTAGCACAGCAGTACAGCCCTGTCCTGTACCATCCACCGCCCTGCAGTCCAGCAGGACCTCACCAAAACTGCTGCAGGTCACTGCCACACAGCCAAATGCCACTACTACCCAAACGCCAAGCACCCCCAAGTCACCACCTACACAGGTGAAGGTCCTCAAACCCAGCCTGGCAGCAAACCCCAGCAAAGCAGCATCCGTCATCAAGGTGACCAAGCTGGTCCCAGCTCTCCCTGCCCAGACGAAGCTCACACAGCCAACACTGCTGCTAGTGAGGCGAGCCGACGGGTCACAGAACCTGGTGCTGAGACAGCTGACCGCCGTcaaccccaacacacagccGACCGCCGTcaaccccaacacacagccGACCGCCGTcaaccccaacacacagccGACCGCCGTcaaccccaacacacagctGATCGCCGTcaaccccaacacacagcagaacggCGTCAGCTCCAACACACAGCTGACCACCGTCAGCTCCAACACACAGGTTTCTCCAGCCACAAAAAGCAGCACTCTCACCAGGGCAGCTACAGAGAGGATCATGATGGATGGGGAACAGAGTTCAGCCCTCGAGACGAACCACGAAGACACCAAGCACTCCGGGGATGACTGCCAACCTGAGGACCTGAGCATGATGTCATCGCAAGGCATTCAGATCAAATCCGAACCCAAATCTCCTGGTGGGACCGAGTCTGAGATCCAGGCAGATGGTGGAGCTtcaccaagagagagagacacagagagagactcagagagagagacacagagagaggatggCCAAGTGGTGGGAAAGACTGTAGCCTCTGACTTGACAACAGCTCACAGCAGCATTGCATGTGGGAATAGTTTCCATAACTATGCCACGTGTCTTTTCTGTGACAACAACTCGAGCAGTATTGACATCCTGGACTGCCTCAGCAGTGATGAACAGGGACCTGCCACTTCTCTGTCCTCCTTGCTGGGCGAGGACGACTCTGCTGCAGAGCGCCCTCTGGTGGAGAgtctcctgcctctcctccaggCCTACAGCAAAGATCCACACCCCAGCAAGGAGGAGCTGTCTCGGATAGCGGAGTCGGTCAGTCTGCCTCTGGATGTGGTCAGTAGGTGGTTCCAGCGAATGCGCTCCAAGAAGATTTCACTCCGATCGCCCAGTCCTGACAAAAGCACCCAGCAG ACCAATGAAGACACTCCATCAGATCAGAGTACTGAACCCCAGCCCCGTACATCTAACACGCCAAGAGATCAGAGTACTGAACCCCAGCCCCCAAGCCCCAGCACTCCAGCTAAATCCCACAATGATGCCCCAGATATCCAGAGCAGTGACCCCTCGTCCCCTCTCAACCTGTCCACGAACGACCTCGTCATCGTAAAGTCTGAGGACTCAGAGGAGGACAGCCAAGTTGAACCCCTGGATCTGTCACTCCCAAAGCCCTCCTCCGACCCAGCCTCAATTACCATGGCGACGTCTGCCACTAAGCCATCGCTCCCAGCCCAGGAGGAGCCTCTCAACCTCACCTGCCTCAGGAAGGACTTGTTGCCTGGCAACACTGTGTATGTGACCCAGGCAGCCGCAGCAGGTCCGATAAGCCTTGTAGCGACGCCACTACCCACGCTGCTGGCCATCGCCGAACCGGGCGGAGTTCCCTGCCTCCGCGCCGCCCTCTCCACCCACAAGCGCACCATCCTCATTCCACAGCTATCCTACACCTTTGCCAGCCCCTCCTCCAGCAGTACAGCCAATACCTCCCCTCCTGCCCTCTCAGAGACTAATGGCACAGTCCTGCTCAACGGCTGTCAG AAGGAGGAGACGGATGCAGTGGAGAGCATGTCAGGGTGGGAGGGGCTAAATGATAATGACCACTCCCCCAACAGGAAGCGGAGGAAGACACAGGGAGGCCAATATGCTTGTGATCTGTGTGACAAAATCTTTCAGaagagcagctctctgctccgCCACAAATACGAACACACAG gCAAGCGGCCGCATGAGTGCGGGATCTGTAAGAAGGCCTTCAAGCACAAGCACCACCTGATTGAGCACACGCGCCTGCACTCGGGTGAGAAGCCCTACCAGTGCGACAAGTGCGGCAAGCGCTTCTCCCACTCTGGCTCCTACTCCCAGCACATGAACCACCGCTACTCCTACTGCAGGAAGGAGGCCGAGCCAGCCAACAAGGCATCCACCCCTCCCTCGCAGGCTGACTCCgaggaaagggagagtgaggaggaggaggaggaggaggaggaggaggatggagagagagatggagaggaggatATAGATTTAGCTGGCTTTGACATGAGCGACATTAGGGTGGTGAGGGTTGGAGAAGAGTATGACGATGAAGAGTATGACaatgaaggagaggagagagtgatgatagaggaagaggaggaagtcCAAACTATGAACGAAGGAGTGGTGGAAATCGTGGAGTTGGAGGACAtgacagataaaaagaaaggagaagaaTCCAGGCAGGTGGAGAAATAG
- the zeb1a gene encoding zinc finger E-box-binding homeobox 1 isoform X2 has protein sequence MATCAVRSFSNVSEAASDSDDEDKLHIVEEDSIPDSCEEKPTVFQLSTAQQLHNGHTEDDGNSGPDASIQEIRVKEECVSEEEGVAGQAIQTRRKGGRGVTGQRVTTEDRSTAERGVPDENGTPDEFSKLHTCPYCSRGYKRHTSLKEHIKLRHEKSDDDFSCSLCSYTFTYRTQLDRHMTSHKSVREQRTISQSGGNRKFKCTECPKAFKYKHHLKEHLRIHSGEKPYECSNCKKRFSHSGSYSSHISSKKCVGSPPAVNGLSRTPGVKAALTLSRPTRVLLREKVDNTPLQDPLPAKQIKQECVEHELKPPPATPVLPTNNTNTTSSPVTNAGGGQTVAPQGVVQTLVLPTVGLVQPISINLSDLQNVLKVAMDGSVMQQVNTGATISGPIANGPGPKLAGPVQAQQALVMQAAQPQTQIISAISLPMLDQDGNTKIIINYSMDPQVSASKVSTAVQPCPVPSTALQSSRTSPKLLQVTATQPNATTTQTPSTPKSPPTQVKVLKPSLAANPSKAASVIKVTKLVPALPAQTKLTQPTLLLVRRADGSQNLVLRQLTAVNPNTQPTAVNPNTQPTAVNPNTQPTAVNPNTQLIAVNPNTQQNGVSSNTQLTTVSSNTQVSPATKSSTLTRAATERIMMDGEQSSALETNHEDTKHSGDDCQPEDLSMMSSQGIQIKSEPKSPGGTESEIQADGGASPRERDTERDSERETQREDGQVVGKTVASDLTTAHSSIACGNSFHNYATCLFCDNNSSSIDILDCLSSDEQGPATSLSSLLGEDDSAAERPLVESLLPLLQAYSKDPHPSKEELSRIAESVSLPLDVVSRWFQRMRSKKISLRSPSPDKSTQQTNEDTPSDQSTEPQPRTSNTPRDQSTEPQPPSPSTPAKSHNDAPDIQSSDPSSPLNLSTNDLVIVKSEDSEEDSQVEPLDLSLPKPSSDPASITMATSATKPSLPAQEEPLNLTCLRKDLLPGNTVYVTQAAAAGPISLVATPLPTLLAIAEPGGVPCLRAALSTHKRTILIPQLSYTFASPSSSSTANTSPPALSETNGTVLLNGCQKEETDAVESMSGWEGLNDNDHSPNRKRRKTQGGQYACDLCDKIFQKSSSLLRHKYEHTGKRPHECGICKKAFKHKHHLIEHTRLHSGEKPYQCDKCGKRFSHSGSYSQHMNHRYSYCRKEAEPANKASTPPSQADSEERESEEEEEEEEEEDGERDGEEDIDLAGFDMSDIRVVRVGEEYDDEEYDNEGEERVMIEEEEEVQTMNEGVVEIVELEDMTDKKKGEESRQVEK, from the exons ATGGCAACTTGTGCAG TGAGGAGTTTTTCTAATGTGTCAGAAGCAGCTTCAGATTCCGATGATGAAGACAAACTCCATATTGTGGAGGAGGACAGTATTCCAGACTCTTGTGAGGAAAAGCCAACAGTATTCcagctcagcacagcacagcagctccACAATGGACACACAGAGGATg ATGGTAACTCGGGGCCAGACGCTTCGATACAGGAAATACGGGTCAAAG AGGAGTGTGTAAGTGAGGAAGAGGGTGTGGCTGGTCAGGCCATTCAGACTCGCCGGAAGGGGGGCAGAGGGGTCACGGGGCAACGAGTCACCACGGAAGACCGGAGCACGGCGGAGAGAGGTGTTCCAGATGAGAACG gtacacCTGATGAGTTCTCGAAGCTGCACACCTGTCCGTACTGTTCCCGTGGTTACAAGCGTCACACATCTCTGAAGGAGCACATCAAGCTGCGGCATGAGAAGAGCGATGACGACTTCAGCTGTTCGCTGTGCAGCTACACATTCACCTATCGCACACAGCTCGATCGTCACATGACCTCCCACAAGAGCGTGCGAGAGCAG CGGACCATATCCCAGTCGGGAGGAAACCGGAAGTTTAAGTGTACGGAGTGTCCTAAAGCCTTTAAGTATAAACATCACCTGAAGGAACACCTGCGCATCCACAGTG GTGAGAAGCCGTACGAGTGCTCCAACTGTAAAAAGCGCTTCTCTCACTCCGGCTCCTACAGCTCACACATCAGCAGTAAGAAGTGTGTAGGCTCGCCCCCTGCTGTCAATGGCTTGTCTCGCACCCCTGGAGTCAAAGCTGCGCTCACGCTCTCTCGGCCGACCCGTGTACTGCTGCGGGAGAAAGTGGACAACACTCCCCTGCAGGACCCACTGCCTGCCAAGCAGATTAAACAGGAGTGTGTTGAACATGAACTCAAACCTCCCCCAGCTACACCTGTGCTGCCcaccaacaacaccaacaccacctcctCTCCTGTCACTAATGCCGGAGGCGGCCAGACGGTCGCGCCGCAGGGCGTGGTTCAGACCTTGGTTCTGCCCACTGTGGGTCTGGTCCAACCAATCAGTATCAACCTCAGTGACTTGCAAAATGTATTGAAAGTGGCAATGGATGGTAGCGTGATGCAGCAGGTGAACACTGGCGCGACAATTAGCGGGCCTATTGCCAACGGGCCCGGCCCTAAGCTTGCTGGCCCGGTTCAGGCTCAACAGGCCCTGGTGATGCAGGCTGCCCAACCACAGACCCAGATCATCTCCgccatctctctccccatgctggACCAGGACGGAAACACCAAGATCATCATTAACTACAGTATGGACCCGCAGGTCAGCGCCTCGAAGGTTAGCACAGCAGTACAGCCCTGTCCTGTACCATCCACCGCCCTGCAGTCCAGCAGGACCTCACCAAAACTGCTGCAGGTCACTGCCACACAGCCAAATGCCACTACTACCCAAACGCCAAGCACCCCCAAGTCACCACCTACACAGGTGAAGGTCCTCAAACCCAGCCTGGCAGCAAACCCCAGCAAAGCAGCATCCGTCATCAAGGTGACCAAGCTGGTCCCAGCTCTCCCTGCCCAGACGAAGCTCACACAGCCAACACTGCTGCTAGTGAGGCGAGCCGACGGGTCACAGAACCTGGTGCTGAGACAGCTGACCGCCGTcaaccccaacacacagccGACCGCCGTcaaccccaacacacagccGACCGCCGTcaaccccaacacacagccGACCGCCGTcaaccccaacacacagctGATCGCCGTcaaccccaacacacagcagaacggCGTCAGCTCCAACACACAGCTGACCACCGTCAGCTCCAACACACAGGTTTCTCCAGCCACAAAAAGCAGCACTCTCACCAGGGCAGCTACAGAGAGGATCATGATGGATGGGGAACAGAGTTCAGCCCTCGAGACGAACCACGAAGACACCAAGCACTCCGGGGATGACTGCCAACCTGAGGACCTGAGCATGATGTCATCGCAAGGCATTCAGATCAAATCCGAACCCAAATCTCCTGGTGGGACCGAGTCTGAGATCCAGGCAGATGGTGGAGCTtcaccaagagagagagacacagagagagactcagagagagagacacagagagaggatggCCAAGTGGTGGGAAAGACTGTAGCCTCTGACTTGACAACAGCTCACAGCAGCATTGCATGTGGGAATAGTTTCCATAACTATGCCACGTGTCTTTTCTGTGACAACAACTCGAGCAGTATTGACATCCTGGACTGCCTCAGCAGTGATGAACAGGGACCTGCCACTTCTCTGTCCTCCTTGCTGGGCGAGGACGACTCTGCTGCAGAGCGCCCTCTGGTGGAGAgtctcctgcctctcctccaggCCTACAGCAAAGATCCACACCCCAGCAAGGAGGAGCTGTCTCGGATAGCGGAGTCGGTCAGTCTGCCTCTGGATGTGGTCAGTAGGTGGTTCCAGCGAATGCGCTCCAAGAAGATTTCACTCCGATCGCCCAGTCCTGACAAAAGCACCCAGCAG ACCAATGAAGACACTCCATCAGATCAGAGTACTGAACCCCAGCCCCGTACATCTAACACGCCAAGAGATCAGAGTACTGAACCCCAGCCCCCAAGCCCCAGCACTCCAGCTAAATCCCACAATGATGCCCCAGATATCCAGAGCAGTGACCCCTCGTCCCCTCTCAACCTGTCCACGAACGACCTCGTCATCGTAAAGTCTGAGGACTCAGAGGAGGACAGCCAAGTTGAACCCCTGGATCTGTCACTCCCAAAGCCCTCCTCCGACCCAGCCTCAATTACCATGGCGACGTCTGCCACTAAGCCATCGCTCCCAGCCCAGGAGGAGCCTCTCAACCTCACCTGCCTCAGGAAGGACTTGTTGCCTGGCAACACTGTGTATGTGACCCAGGCAGCCGCAGCAGGTCCGATAAGCCTTGTAGCGACGCCACTACCCACGCTGCTGGCCATCGCCGAACCGGGCGGAGTTCCCTGCCTCCGCGCCGCCCTCTCCACCCACAAGCGCACCATCCTCATTCCACAGCTATCCTACACCTTTGCCAGCCCCTCCTCCAGCAGTACAGCCAATACCTCCCCTCCTGCCCTCTCAGAGACTAATGGCACAGTCCTGCTCAACGGCTGTCAG AAGGAGGAGACGGATGCAGTGGAGAGCATGTCAGGGTGGGAGGGGCTAAATGATAATGACCACTCCCCCAACAGGAAGCGGAGGAAGACACAGGGAGGCCAATATGCTTGTGATCTGTGTGACAAAATCTTTCAGaagagcagctctctgctccgCCACAAATACGAACACACAG gCAAGCGGCCGCATGAGTGCGGGATCTGTAAGAAGGCCTTCAAGCACAAGCACCACCTGATTGAGCACACGCGCCTGCACTCGGGTGAGAAGCCCTACCAGTGCGACAAGTGCGGCAAGCGCTTCTCCCACTCTGGCTCCTACTCCCAGCACATGAACCACCGCTACTCCTACTGCAGGAAGGAGGCCGAGCCAGCCAACAAGGCATCCACCCCTCCCTCGCAGGCTGACTCCgaggaaagggagagtgaggaggaggaggaggaggaggaggaggaggatggagagagagatggagaggaggatATAGATTTAGCTGGCTTTGACATGAGCGACATTAGGGTGGTGAGGGTTGGAGAAGAGTATGACGATGAAGAGTATGACaatgaaggagaggagagagtgatgatagaggaagaggaggaagtcCAAACTATGAACGAAGGAGTGGTGGAAATCGTGGAGTTGGAGGACAtgacagataaaaagaaaggagaagaaTCCAGGCAGGTGGAGAAATAG